A portion of the Achromobacter sp. MFA1 R4 genome contains these proteins:
- a CDS encoding amidase has protein sequence MRDTEYQLLDGLALAGLLARREVRAEDLMACAIKLARERAPAMNALCYERYEESLDVARDWQPRGPFGAIPFLLKDSGLAHTRFPSSLGSRLLNDTAYARNATLADRFEAAGLIPFARTTVPEFCMAPTTEAARNGDPTRNPWDPTRSSGGSSGGAAAAVAAGIVPLAHGSDGGGSIRIPAAACGVYGLKVSRGRVPMGPFRGEGWGGLATDGVLSRSVRDTAAALDAIGGHEPGAPYTAPSGPASYLKVLDESPRKLRIALWRDAWNGIPVAPECVAAVERAAVLCRELGHEVVDSAPPDIEYEAFVLAHANVLAGNIVLSVDTRLGLTGQPLRDGDLEPVLREGYEYGKTLPAAHYIASVNRFHAIGRILDGYMQGYDAILSPSLTQLPLKLGDLSTDKGSFLDFRRKVATYGTFSAAFNASGQPAASLPLVWTEAGLPVGVQVVGRYGREDLVLALSAQLEAAQPWAGRIAIPRAA, from the coding sequence ATGCGTGACACCGAGTATCAGTTGCTGGACGGGCTGGCGCTGGCCGGCCTGCTGGCCCGGCGCGAAGTCCGCGCCGAAGACCTGATGGCCTGCGCCATCAAGCTGGCGCGGGAACGCGCGCCGGCGATGAACGCGCTGTGCTACGAGCGCTATGAGGAATCGCTGGACGTGGCGCGGGATTGGCAGCCGCGGGGGCCGTTCGGCGCCATCCCCTTCCTGCTGAAGGATTCCGGCCTGGCGCACACGCGCTTTCCGTCCAGCCTGGGTTCGCGCCTGCTCAACGACACGGCCTATGCGCGCAACGCCACGCTGGCCGACCGGTTCGAGGCCGCCGGCCTGATTCCGTTTGCGCGCACGACCGTGCCGGAATTCTGCATGGCGCCCACCACCGAGGCGGCGCGCAACGGCGACCCCACCCGCAATCCCTGGGATCCGACCCGCTCGTCCGGCGGATCCAGCGGCGGTGCGGCCGCGGCGGTGGCCGCGGGGATCGTGCCGCTGGCCCATGGCAGCGACGGCGGCGGCTCGATCCGGATCCCGGCGGCTGCCTGTGGCGTCTACGGCCTGAAGGTTTCGCGCGGGCGCGTGCCGATGGGGCCGTTCCGCGGCGAAGGCTGGGGCGGCCTGGCGACGGACGGCGTGCTGTCGCGCTCGGTGCGCGACACGGCCGCGGCGCTGGACGCCATCGGCGGCCATGAACCGGGCGCGCCTTACACGGCACCCTCAGGCCCGGCTTCGTACCTGAAGGTCCTGGACGAATCACCGCGCAAGCTGCGCATCGCCCTGTGGCGCGACGCCTGGAACGGCATTCCGGTGGCGCCCGAATGCGTCGCGGCAGTGGAGCGGGCGGCCGTGCTGTGCCGCGAGCTTGGACACGAGGTGGTGGACAGCGCGCCGCCGGACATCGAATACGAGGCGTTCGTGCTGGCCCACGCCAACGTGCTGGCCGGCAATATCGTGCTGTCGGTCGACACGCGCCTGGGACTGACCGGCCAGCCGCTGCGCGACGGCGACCTGGAACCCGTCCTGCGCGAGGGATATGAATACGGCAAGACGCTGCCGGCGGCGCACTACATCGCCAGCGTGAACCGGTTCCACGCCATCGGCCGCATCCTTGACGGCTACATGCAGGGCTACGACGCCATCCTGTCCCCGTCGCTCACGCAGCTTCCCCTGAAGCTTGGCGATCTCTCGACCGACAAGGGCTCGTTCCTGGACTTCCGCCGCAAGGTCGCCACTTACGGGACGTTCTCGGCGGCATTCAATGCGTCCGGGCAGCCCGCGGCCAGCCTGCCGCTGGTCTGGACCGAGGCCGGCCTTCCGGTGGGCGTGCAGGTGGTCGGCCGCTACGGACGTGAAGACCTGGTGCTGGCGCTGTCGGCCCAACTGGAGGCGGCCCAGCCCTGGGCGGGACGGATCGCCATTCCCAGGGCGGCCTGA